In Anoplopoma fimbria isolate UVic2021 breed Golden Eagle Sablefish chromosome 12, Afim_UVic_2022, whole genome shotgun sequence, one DNA window encodes the following:
- the rhoaa gene encoding rho-related GTP-binding protein RhoA-A, translating to MAAIRKKLVIVGDGACGKTCLLIVFSKDQFPEVYVPTVFENYVADIEVDGKQVELALWDTAGQEDYDRLRPLSYPDTDVILMCFSIDSPDSLENIPEKWTPEVKHFCPNVPIILVGNKKDLRNDDHTRRELAKMKQEPVKSDEARDMANRINAFGYLECSAKTKDGVREVFEMATRAALQAKRRGKKGGCVLL from the exons ATGGCTGCGATCAGAAAGAAGCTAGTGATAGTCGGTGATGGCGCCTGTGGCAAGACCTGTCTCCTCATAGTGTTCAGCAAAGATCAGTTCCCTGAGGTTTATGTGCCCACCGTGTTTGAAAACTATGTGGCAGACATTGAGGTGGATGGTAAACAG GTGGAGCTGGCTCTCTGGGACACAGCGGGTCAGGAGGACTACGACCGTCTGAGGCCTCTCTCCTACCCAGACACGGATGTCATCCTCATGTGTTTCTCCATCGACAGCCCTGACAGTTTGG AGAATATTCCAGAGAAGTGGACCCCCGAGGTCAAGCACTTCTGCCCCAACGTGCCCATTATCCTTGTGGGAAACAAGAAAGACCTGCGAAATGACGATCACACGCGTCGGGAGCTGGCCAAGATGAAACAG GAGCCAGTGAAGTCTGACGAGGCGAGGGACATGGCCAACCGGATCAATGCCTTTGGTTACCTCGAGTGCTCGGCTAAGACGAAGGACGGCGTGCGGGAGGTGTTTGAGATGGCCACCAGGGCGGCGCTGCAGGCCAAGAGGCGAGGCAAGAAGGGCGGCTGCGTCCTGCTATAG